In one Rhizobium leguminosarum genomic region, the following are encoded:
- a CDS encoding ABC transporter permease, which yields MNFSWISSYWPLLLTGAWQTVSLLVISVVFGFAIAIGLAFAQVSGGRLTRLLARSYCTFFRGTPLLIQLWLLYYGVGSLLPMVPGIRQSLFWPILREGFFFAAVSFTLNYAAYEAEVLRGALLAVPKGELEAGRAFGLSPWKLVRRIWLPRAIRIALPTIAGEIVMQLKATPLAFTVTVMDLYAVANKVRQDTLLVYEPLLVVTFFYLALTAVIARVFRGLEAQVPVRR from the coding sequence ATGAATTTCAGCTGGATCTCTTCCTATTGGCCGCTGCTTCTGACCGGCGCCTGGCAGACCGTTTCGCTGCTGGTGATTTCCGTGGTGTTCGGCTTTGCCATCGCCATCGGTCTCGCCTTTGCGCAGGTCAGCGGCGGCAGGCTGACGCGGCTGCTGGCCCGCAGCTACTGCACCTTCTTCCGCGGCACGCCGCTGCTGATCCAGCTGTGGCTTCTCTATTACGGCGTCGGCTCGCTGCTGCCCATGGTCCCCGGCATTCGCCAGAGCCTGTTCTGGCCGATCCTGCGCGAGGGCTTCTTCTTCGCTGCCGTCAGTTTCACGCTGAACTATGCGGCCTATGAGGCGGAGGTATTGCGCGGCGCGCTGCTTGCCGTTCCCAAAGGCGAGCTGGAAGCTGGCCGGGCCTTCGGCCTGTCGCCATGGAAGCTCGTCCGCCGCATCTGGCTGCCGCGCGCCATTCGCATCGCTCTGCCGACCATTGCCGGAGAGATCGTCATGCAGCTCAAGGCGACGCCGCTCGCCTTTACGGTGACGGTGATGGATCTCTACGCCGTGGCCAATAAGGTTCGCCAGGACACGCTGCTGGTCTATGAGCCGCTGCTTGTCGTCACCTTCTTCTATCTCGCTTTGACCGCAGTGATCGCCCGCGTCTTTCGAGGTCTCGAAGCGCAGGTGCCGGTTCGTCGCTAG
- a CDS encoding homocysteine S-methyltransferase family protein — MSTTRILDGGMSRELLRLGAELKQPEWSALALINAPDIVREVHKEFIAAGSQVITTNSYALVPFHIGEDRFQKDGAALIRLAGRLAREAADAATDRKVLVAGSLPPIFGSYEPQNFQPSRVQDYLKVLVENLAPFVDVWLGETLSLIAEGEAVRQAVAASGKPFWISFTLADDEADIETGEPKLRSGESVEDAASWAVSSGAEAFLFNCSKPEVMQGAVEMAARVFRKTDAQIEIGVYANAFEGEQGASAANEGLHDTRDDLNDDAYSRFACSWAEAGATIIGGCCGIGAAHIHRLGKTLLR; from the coding sequence ATGAGCACGACACGAATTCTCGATGGCGGCATGAGCCGCGAGCTGCTGCGGCTGGGCGCCGAACTGAAACAGCCGGAATGGTCGGCCCTGGCGCTGATCAACGCGCCGGACATCGTCCGTGAGGTCCACAAGGAATTCATCGCCGCCGGTTCGCAGGTTATTACCACGAACAGCTATGCGCTGGTGCCTTTCCATATCGGCGAGGACCGGTTCCAGAAGGACGGGGCGGCGCTGATCCGTCTCGCCGGTCGTTTGGCGCGCGAGGCGGCCGATGCCGCCACCGATCGGAAGGTGCTGGTGGCCGGTTCGCTGCCGCCGATCTTCGGCTCCTACGAGCCGCAAAATTTTCAGCCTTCACGGGTGCAGGACTATCTCAAGGTGCTGGTCGAAAACCTCGCTCCGTTCGTCGATGTATGGCTCGGCGAGACGTTGAGCCTGATCGCCGAGGGCGAGGCTGTGCGTCAGGCGGTGGCGGCATCGGGCAAGCCGTTCTGGATCTCCTTCACCTTGGCGGATGACGAGGCAGACATCGAAACCGGTGAGCCGAAACTTCGCTCCGGCGAAAGCGTCGAGGACGCAGCATCCTGGGCGGTTTCCTCTGGTGCCGAAGCCTTCCTGTTCAATTGCAGCAAGCCTGAGGTCATGCAAGGTGCGGTGGAGATGGCGGCGCGCGTGTTCCGGAAGACGGACGCCCAGATCGAAATCGGCGTTTATGCCAATGCTTTCGAAGGCGAACAGGGCGCATCGGCGGCCAATGAAGGCCTGCACGACACCCGCGACGATCTGAACGACGACGCCTATTCGCGCTTTGCGTGCTCCTGGGCCGAAGCCGGCGCCACGATCATCGGCGGCTGCTGCGGCATCGGCGCCGCCCATATCCATCGTCTCGGCAAGACGCTTTTAAGATAG
- a CDS encoding MarR family winged helix-turn-helix transcriptional regulator yields the protein MKKTAPALRQEDYQALADLRFALRQFMDFSASAAQVEGLPPQQHQALLAIKGHRGDAMTIGMLAERLIIAPHTATELVGRLSDAGLVERHADPADRRRQTILLTEKADTLLMRLSAAHLSEIREMAPKLIELLLELQKTAQAG from the coding sequence TTGAAGAAAACCGCGCCGGCGCTGAGACAGGAGGATTACCAGGCACTCGCCGACCTCAGATTCGCGCTTCGGCAATTCATGGATTTCAGCGCCTCTGCCGCCCAGGTGGAAGGGCTGCCTCCACAGCAGCATCAGGCGTTGCTGGCGATCAAAGGCCATCGCGGCGATGCCATGACCATCGGCATGCTGGCCGAGCGGCTGATTATCGCGCCGCATACGGCGACCGAGCTTGTCGGGCGGCTGTCGGACGCGGGCCTGGTCGAACGCCATGCCGACCCGGCCGACAGGCGCCGTCAGACGATCCTTCTGACGGAGAAGGCCGACACGCTTCTAATGAGACTGAGCGCCGCCCATCTCTCGGAAATAAGGGAGATGGCTCCGAAGTTGATCGAGCTTCTCCTCGAGCTGCAGAAGACCGCTCAAGCCGGATGA
- a CDS encoding chloride channel protein, translating to MAQHQPSNRPHDFTGGLSRREAGDFTTDRRVLLLVGMSIIIGTAGAFAAWCLVSLIALVTNVIWFGQIGIQPASLAAVPPSLWVVLVPPLGGLVIGLMARFGSEKIRGHGIPEAIEAILIGGSRMSPKVAVLKPLSSAISIGTGGPFGAEGPIIMTGGAIGSLFAQFFHMSAAERKTLLVAGAAAGMTAIFGSPIAAVMLAVELLLFEWKPRSFIPVAVAACVSICWRPLLFGTDPLFPAHFQVDLPWWGIFACAAMGIISGLQSGLLTTLLYRIEDLFEALPIHWMWWPMLGGLVIGLGGLIEPRAMGVGYDIIDGLLNNRLLAPAVLSILLVKTIIWLFALSSGTSGGVLAPLLIFGGALGWLVGLVMPGNDPGFWALLGMAAMMGGTMRAPLTGTFFAMEITGDVSTLVPLLAATVVAYAVTVLLLRRSILTEKIARRGQHITREYGVDPFELSRAREIMISDVDTLPVTMTIGEACDFFASPEKTHRIYPVVDAAGRLAGIVSRADALLWQGKADLILQTLADNVTDDSVPVGHPDDTVAFIADLMLSTGDGRIPIVDPTSGKLCGLIARKDLLRLRSSYRSAELDRRPYLTAGAKSKP from the coding sequence ATGGCGCAGCATCAACCAAGCAACCGGCCGCATGATTTCACCGGCGGTCTTTCCCGGCGCGAGGCCGGCGATTTCACCACCGACAGGCGGGTCCTCCTGCTGGTCGGGATGTCTATCATTATCGGCACCGCCGGCGCCTTTGCGGCCTGGTGTCTCGTCAGCCTGATCGCGCTGGTGACCAATGTCATCTGGTTCGGGCAGATCGGCATTCAGCCCGCCTCTCTGGCCGCCGTGCCGCCCTCACTATGGGTGGTGCTGGTGCCGCCGCTCGGCGGGCTGGTCATCGGCCTGATGGCCCGCTTCGGGTCGGAAAAAATCCGCGGCCACGGCATTCCCGAGGCGATCGAGGCGATCCTGATCGGCGGCAGCCGGATGTCGCCGAAGGTCGCGGTGCTGAAGCCGCTGTCCTCGGCAATCTCGATCGGAACGGGTGGTCCGTTCGGCGCCGAAGGGCCGATCATCATGACCGGCGGGGCGATCGGCTCGCTTTTCGCGCAATTCTTTCACATGAGCGCGGCCGAGCGGAAGACGCTGCTGGTGGCGGGTGCCGCCGCGGGCATGACGGCGATCTTCGGCTCGCCGATCGCCGCGGTCATGCTGGCGGTCGAACTGCTGCTGTTCGAATGGAAGCCACGCAGCTTCATTCCTGTCGCCGTTGCCGCCTGCGTGTCGATCTGCTGGCGTCCGCTGCTCTTCGGCACCGACCCGCTGTTTCCGGCGCATTTCCAGGTGGATTTGCCCTGGTGGGGGATTTTCGCCTGTGCGGCGATGGGCATCATATCGGGGCTACAATCGGGACTGCTGACGACGCTGCTCTATCGGATCGAGGACCTGTTCGAGGCATTGCCGATCCACTGGATGTGGTGGCCGATGCTCGGTGGTCTCGTCATCGGTCTCGGCGGCCTGATCGAACCCCGGGCGATGGGCGTCGGCTACGACATCATCGACGGCCTGCTCAACAACCGGCTGCTCGCACCGGCGGTACTGTCGATCCTGCTGGTGAAGACCATCATCTGGCTGTTTGCCTTGTCGTCCGGCACCTCCGGCGGCGTGCTCGCGCCGCTCCTGATCTTCGGCGGCGCGCTCGGCTGGCTGGTCGGCCTCGTCATGCCGGGCAACGATCCGGGCTTCTGGGCGCTGCTCGGAATGGCGGCGATGATGGGCGGAACTATGCGCGCGCCGCTGACCGGGACCTTCTTTGCGATGGAGATCACCGGCGACGTCAGCACGCTCGTTCCGCTGCTCGCCGCAACGGTGGTGGCCTATGCCGTCACGGTCCTTCTGCTGCGCCGCTCGATCCTCACCGAGAAGATCGCGCGGCGCGGGCAGCACATCACCCGCGAATATGGCGTCGACCCGTTCGAACTGTCGCGGGCAAGGGAGATCATGATCAGCGATGTCGACACGCTTCCGGTCACCATGACCATCGGGGAGGCCTGCGATTTCTTCGCCTCTCCAGAGAAGACCCATCGGATCTACCCGGTGGTCGACGCCGCAGGCAGATTGGCGGGCATCGTCTCGCGGGCCGATGCCCTGCTATGGCAGGGGAAGGCGGATCTGATCCTCCAGACGCTTGCGGACAACGTCACGGACGATTCCGTTCCCGTCGGGCATCCCGATGATACCGTTGCCTTCATCGCCGACCTGATGCTGTCGACGGGCGATGGGCGCATTCCGATCGTCGATCCAACATCCGGAAAATTGTGCGGCCTGATCGCCCGCAAAGATCTGCTGCGGCTGCGAAGTTCCTACCGGTCAGCGGAACTGGACCGGCGGCCCTATCTGACTGCAGGAGCGAAGAGCAAGCCTTGA